From the Fundidesulfovibrio magnetotacticus genome, the window GTGCGAAAGCTTCGTGATGGCGGCGGTCAGCGTGGTCTTGCCGTGGTCGATGTGACCGATGGTGCCGATGTTGACGTGCGGCTTGTTGCGCTCGAATTTGGCCTTGCCCATAGCGTGATCTCCTGGGGCGTCCCTTTATTTCTTCTTGATGATTTCTTCGGCCAGGCTCGCGGGAACCTGCTCGTAGTGGTCGAACTGCATGGTGAACGTGGCGCGGCCCTGGGTGCGCGAGCGCAGGTCCGTGGCGTAGCCGAACATGTTCGACAAGGGCACGTGGCACTTGATCACCTGAGAACCCACGCGGGACTCCAGGTTGGAGACGCGCCCGCGCCTGCCGTTGAGGTCGCCCATGACGTCGCCCAGGTATTCGTCGGGCGTCACCACCTCGACGTTCATGATGGGCTCGAGCAGCACGGGAGTGGCCTGACGGCAGGCTTCCTTGAAGGCCTGGGAACCGCAGATGTAGAAGGCCTGCTCGGAGGAGTCCACCTCGTGGAAAGAGCCGAAGACCAGCTTGACCTGCACGTCCACCACGGGGAACCCGGCCAGCACGCCGGACTTCAAGGCGTTCTGGATGCCCTTGTCCACCGCGGGGATGTATTCCTTGGGGATCACGCCGCCCACGATGGAGTTCTCGAACTCGTAGCCGCCGTCGCCCTTGGGGCCGACTTCCAGCACCACGTGGGCGTACTGGCCGCGGCCGCCAGTCTGCTTGACGTAGCGGTTCTCGTGCTTGACGTTCTTGGTGATGGTCTCGCGATAGGCGACCTGGGGAGCGCCGACGTTGGCGTTCACGTTGAACTCGCGCATGAGGCGGTCCACGATGATCTCCAGGTGCAGTTCGCCCATGCCGGCGATGAGAGTCTGGTTGGTTTCCTCGTCGGTCTTCACGCGGAAGGAGGGGTCTTCCTTGGCGAGCTTGGCCAGGGCCTGCGACAGGATGTCGCGGTCGGTCTTGGTCTTGGGCTCGATGGCCACCTCGATGACCGGCTCGGGAATGTTGAGCGACTCCAGAACCACGCCGCCCTTTTCGTCGCAGAGGGTCTCGCCGGTGGAGGTGAGCTTCAGGCCCACGGCGGCCACGATGTCGCCCGCCAGCGCGACCTTGATGTCCTCACGCTTGTTGGCGTGCATCTTCAGCAGGCGCCCGACGCGTTCCTTCTTGCCGGTGGCGGCGTTGAGCACGAACATGCCGGTCTCGATCTTGCCCGAATAGATGCGCAGGAAGGTGAGGTGCCCGATGAACGGATCGCTCATGAGCTTGAAGGCCAGCGCGGCCAGGGGCTTGTTCGGGTCGCAGGGGCACTCGATGCGCTCTTCCTCGTTGTCCGGGTTCATGCCCACGATGGGGGGGATGTCCACGGGGGAGGGGAGGAAGTCCACCACGGCGTCAAGCAGGGGCTGCACGCCCTTGTTCTTGAAGGCGGAGCCGCAGAGCACGGGCACGATGGAGAGGTTGATGACGGCCTTGCGGATGCCGGCGCGAAGTTCCTCCGGGGAGAGCTCTTCGCCGCCCAGGTACTTCTCCATGAGGGCTTCGTCTTCCTCGGCGATGGCTTCGAGCATCTCCAGGCGCAGCATGTCGTACTGATCCTGAAGTTCGGCGGGCACGTCGACGATGTTGTATTCCTTGCCCTTGGTGGTGTCGTCGAACACGAAGGCCTTGCCGGTGATCAGGTCGACGATGCCCTTGAACTCGTCCTCGCGGCCGATGGGGATCTGCAGGGGCACGGCCTTGGCGCCGAGGCGCTGCTTGACCATGTCCACGCAGCGGAAGAAGTCGGCCCCGATGCGGTCCATCTTGTTCACGAAGCACATGCGCGGAACGCGGTAGCGCTCCGCCTGGCGCCAGACGGTCTCGGTCTGCGGTTCGACGCCGGCCACGGCGTCGAAGACGGCCACGGCCCCGTCGAGCACGCGAAGCGAGCGTTCCACCTCGATGGTGAAGTCCACGTGGCCCGGGGTGTCGATGATGTTGATCCGGTGATCGCGCCAGAAACAGGTGGTGGCGGCGGAAGTGATCGTGATGCCGCGCTCCTGCTCCTGGACCATCCAGTCCATGGTGGCCTGGCCGTCGTGGACTTCGCCGATCTTGTGCGAGACGCCGGTGTAGAAAAGAATGCGCTCGGTGGTGGTGGTCTTCCCAGCGTCAATATGGGCCATGATGCCGATATTGCGCTGGCGCTCGATGGGTACTGGTTTGGACACGTCTGGCTTCCTCTATCCTACCACCGGTAGTGGGCGAAGGCTTTGTTGGCGTCCGCCATGCGATGGGTGTCTTCGCGCTTCTTCACAGCGCCGCCGCGGTTGTTGAAGGCATCCAGCAGCTCGCCGGAAAGCCTGGCCACCATGCCCTTCTCGCCGCGCTTGCGGGCGTTGCCGATCAGCCAGCGGATGGCCAGGGTGGTCTGGCGCTCGGGGCGCACTTCCATGGGCACCTGATAGGTGGCGCCGCCGACGCGGCGGGGCTTCACTTCCATGTGCGGCTTCACGTTGGACAGGGCCTTCTCGAAGGCCTTCAAGCCTTCTTCCTGGGTCTTATCGGCCAGCTGTTCCACCGCCGTGTAGAAGACGTTCTCGGCGGTGGACTTCTTGCCGTCGAGCATGAGGCGGTTGATGAATTTCTTCACCAGCACGCTGCTGTAGACCGGATCGGGCAGGATCTGCCGCTTGGTGACGGGACCTTTGCGGGGCATGGGGCGTTACCTCAACTTATTTGGGGCGCTTGGCGCCGTACTTGGAGCGACTCTGACGACGGTCGGAGACGCCCGAGGTGTCCAGGGTGCCGCGGACGATGTGATAGCGCACGCCGGGAAGGTCCTTCACGCGGCCGCCGCGGATCATCACCACGGAGTGCTCCTGAAGGTTGTGCCCTTCGCCCGGGATGTAGCTGGTCACCTCGATGCCGTTGGTCAGGCGCACGCGCGCGACCTTGCGCAGAGCCGAGTTGGGCTTCTTGGGGGTGGTGGTGTACACGCGGGTGCACACGCCGCGGCGCTGCGGGCAGGCTTGCAGAGCCG encodes:
- a CDS encoding GTP-binding protein, which produces MGKAKFERNKPHVNIGTIGHIDHGKTTLTAAITKLSH
- the fusA gene encoding elongation factor G, which codes for MSKPVPIERQRNIGIMAHIDAGKTTTTERILFYTGVSHKIGEVHDGQATMDWMVQEQERGITITSAATTCFWRDHRINIIDTPGHVDFTIEVERSLRVLDGAVAVFDAVAGVEPQTETVWRQAERYRVPRMCFVNKMDRIGADFFRCVDMVKQRLGAKAVPLQIPIGREDEFKGIVDLITGKAFVFDDTTKGKEYNIVDVPAELQDQYDMLRLEMLEAIAEEDEALMEKYLGGEELSPEELRAGIRKAVINLSIVPVLCGSAFKNKGVQPLLDAVVDFLPSPVDIPPIVGMNPDNEEERIECPCDPNKPLAALAFKLMSDPFIGHLTFLRIYSGKIETGMFVLNAATGKKERVGRLLKMHANKREDIKVALAGDIVAAVGLKLTSTGETLCDEKGGVVLESLNIPEPVIEVAIEPKTKTDRDILSQALAKLAKEDPSFRVKTDEETNQTLIAGMGELHLEIIVDRLMREFNVNANVGAPQVAYRETITKNVKHENRYVKQTGGRGQYAHVVLEVGPKGDGGYEFENSIVGGVIPKEYIPAVDKGIQNALKSGVLAGFPVVDVQVKLVFGSFHEVDSSEQAFYICGSQAFKEACRQATPVLLEPIMNVEVVTPDEYLGDVMGDLNGRRGRVSNLESRVGSQVIKCHVPLSNMFGYATDLRSRTQGRATFTMQFDHYEQVPASLAEEIIKKK
- the rpsG gene encoding 30S ribosomal protein S7 — encoded protein: MPRKGPVTKRQILPDPVYSSVLVKKFINRLMLDGKKSTAENVFYTAVEQLADKTQEEGLKAFEKALSNVKPHMEVKPRRVGGATYQVPMEVRPERQTTLAIRWLIGNARKRGEKGMVARLSGELLDAFNNRGGAVKKREDTHRMADANKAFAHYRW
- the rpsL gene encoding 30S ribosomal protein S12 — encoded protein: MPTINQLISKERVKQTKRKKTPALQACPQRRGVCTRVYTTTPKKPNSALRKVARVRLTNGIEVTSYIPGEGHNLQEHSVVMIRGGRVKDLPGVRYHIVRGTLDTSGVSDRRQSRSKYGAKRPK